The Thomasclavelia ramosa DSM 1402 genome includes a region encoding these proteins:
- the mutL gene encoding DNA mismatch repair endonuclease MutL: protein MQKIRQLDDVLANKIAAGEVIERPANVVKELVENSIDANSTKIDVIIEEGGLNLIQIIDNGEGMVKEDALLCFSRHATSKIKDDQDLFCIQTLGFRGEAIPSIASISNFELKTSTGGTGTTVTYEYGRFVECNESDSKKGTNIKVEKLFQNVPARLKYIKSTNAEFANIQTYLERLSLSHPHIAFMLVHNGRTIYKTNGNGNLLEVISNIYGLNVAKAMIPVDFEDDEFHVTGYVSKIDVNRASKNHMVTMVNSRVVKNKVSVDSINNAYRRYLADKRYPIAIVNIEIDPYLVDVNVHPSKLEVRFSKESQLRELIYQGVSDALAKVNLTYDATAEYKKTKAPLNLEQPSLDLTYESVPIKTIEQPRFEADFPQNDQEVVFKDASFDDFTFVKEETSEYIIPDQQIIETKVEPREKLMKKKLFVKGQVHGTYIICEDETGMYIVDQHAGQERINYEYFLEKYQNLDLSMRDLLVPITLEYPLSEFLIIEERKDLLTKVGINLEVFGNSGYVIKQLPLWMQNIDEQVFIEDMMMQLLNDNKIDVIKLQDHAIATLSCKASLKANTHLSTEGMQNIIDNLMRCDNPYVCPHGRPTIIYYSTYEIEKLFKRVV, encoded by the coding sequence TTGCAAAAAATAAGACAGCTAGATGATGTATTGGCTAATAAAATCGCTGCTGGTGAGGTGATTGAAAGACCGGCAAATGTAGTTAAAGAACTAGTCGAAAATAGTATTGATGCAAACAGTACGAAGATAGATGTGATTATTGAAGAAGGTGGATTAAACTTGATTCAAATAATTGATAATGGTGAGGGAATGGTCAAAGAAGATGCCTTACTATGTTTTTCACGTCATGCTACTAGTAAAATCAAAGATGATCAAGATTTGTTTTGCATTCAAACTTTAGGGTTTAGAGGTGAAGCAATTCCTTCGATTGCTTCAATTAGTAATTTTGAATTGAAAACGAGTACAGGAGGAACAGGGACAACTGTTACTTATGAATATGGACGCTTTGTTGAGTGTAATGAAAGTGATAGTAAAAAAGGGACTAATATCAAAGTTGAAAAATTATTTCAAAATGTCCCAGCTCGATTAAAATATATAAAATCGACTAATGCTGAGTTTGCTAATATTCAAACATATTTGGAACGACTATCTTTATCTCATCCACACATTGCTTTTATGTTAGTTCATAATGGCAGAACAATTTATAAGACCAATGGAAATGGTAATTTGTTGGAAGTTATCTCGAACATTTATGGATTAAATGTTGCCAAAGCAATGATTCCAGTGGATTTTGAAGATGATGAATTTCATGTGACGGGTTATGTTTCAAAAATTGATGTGAATCGTGCTAGTAAGAATCATATGGTGACAATGGTAAATTCACGGGTAGTTAAAAATAAAGTGAGTGTTGATAGTATTAATAATGCATATCGTCGATATTTAGCTGATAAACGTTATCCAATTGCGATTGTTAATATTGAAATAGATCCTTATTTAGTAGATGTTAATGTGCATCCCTCAAAGCTGGAGGTACGTTTTTCTAAAGAAAGTCAATTACGTGAATTAATTTATCAAGGTGTTAGTGATGCTCTTGCAAAAGTTAATTTGACTTACGATGCGACCGCTGAATATAAAAAAACTAAGGCGCCTTTGAATTTGGAACAACCTAGTCTTGATTTAACTTATGAGTCAGTACCCATTAAAACAATAGAGCAACCACGATTTGAAGCTGATTTTCCTCAAAATGATCAAGAAGTTGTTTTTAAAGACGCATCTTTCGATGATTTTACTTTTGTTAAGGAAGAAACTAGTGAATACATTATCCCCGATCAACAAATTATTGAGACAAAAGTTGAGCCACGTGAAAAATTAATGAAAAAGAAGTTATTTGTTAAAGGACAGGTTCATGGTACATATATAATTTGTGAAGATGAAACAGGAATGTATATTGTTGATCAGCATGCTGGGCAAGAAAGAATCAATTATGAGTATTTTTTGGAAAAATATCAAAATCTTGATCTATCAATGCGGGATTTATTAGTACCGATCACACTTGAATATCCTTTAAGTGAATTTTTGATTATTGAGGAAAGGAAAGACTTATTGACTAAAGTTGGAATTAATCTTGAGGTTTTTGGTAATAGCGGTTATGTAATAAAGCAATTACCGTTATGGATGCAAAATATTGATGAGCAAGTATTTATTGAAGATATGATGATGCAGTTATTAAATGATAATAAAATCGATGTCATCAAATTACAAGATCATGCAATTGCTACGCTTAGTTGTAAAGCTTCATTAAAAGCAAATACACATTTATCAACCGAGGGGATGCAAAATATTATTGATAATTTAATGCGTTGTGATAATCCATACGTTTGTCCGCATGGAAGACCAACAATTATATATTATTCAACTTATGAAATTGAAAAGTTATTTAAGAGGGTCGTGTAA